The following are from one region of the Rhizobium sullae genome:
- the rpsA gene encoding 30S ribosomal protein S1, with product MSVATPSREDFAALLEESFAKNDLAEGYVTKGIVTGIEKDVAVVDVGLKVEGRIALKEFGAKAKDGSLKVGDEVEVYVERIENALGEAVLSREKARREESWIKLEAKFEAGERVEGVIFNQVKGGFTVDLDGAIAFLPRSQVDIRPIRDVSPLMHNPQPFEILKMDKRRGNIVVSRRTVLEESRAEQRSEIVQNLEEGQVVDGVVKNITDYGAFVDLGGIDGLLHVTDMAWRRVNHPSEILNIGQQVKVQIIRINQETHRISLGMKQLESDPWDGIQAKYPEGKKISGTVTNITDYGAFVELEPGIEGLIHISEMSWTKKNVHPGKILSTSQEVEVVVLEVDPSKRRISLGLKQTLENPWAAFARNHPAGTEVEGEVKNKTEFGLFIGLDGDVDGMVHLSDLDWNRPGEQVIEEFNKGDVVKAVVLDVDVEKERISLGIKQLGKDAVGEAAASGDLRKNAVVSCEVIAVNDGGIEVKLVDHEDITSFIRRADLSRDRDEQRPERFSVGQVVDARVTNFSKKDRKIMLSIKALEIAEEKEAVAQFGSSDSGASLGDILGAALKNRGE from the coding sequence ATGTCAGTAGCTACTCCCTCTCGCGAGGATTTCGCGGCCCTTCTCGAAGAGTCCTTTGCCAAGAACGATCTGGCTGAAGGCTATGTCACCAAGGGCATCGTCACCGGCATCGAAAAGGATGTCGCCGTTGTCGACGTCGGCCTGAAGGTCGAAGGCCGCATCGCGCTCAAGGAATTCGGCGCGAAAGCCAAGGACGGTTCGCTGAAGGTCGGCGACGAAGTCGAAGTTTATGTCGAGCGCATCGAAAACGCGCTTGGCGAAGCGGTTCTGTCGCGCGAGAAGGCTCGCCGCGAAGAAAGCTGGATCAAGCTTGAAGCCAAGTTCGAAGCCGGCGAGCGCGTCGAAGGCGTGATCTTCAACCAGGTCAAGGGCGGCTTCACGGTCGACCTCGACGGTGCGATCGCCTTCCTGCCGCGTTCTCAGGTCGATATCCGCCCGATCCGCGACGTTTCCCCGCTGATGCACAATCCGCAGCCCTTCGAAATCCTCAAGATGGACAAGCGTCGCGGCAACATCGTGGTTTCGCGCCGTACGGTTCTGGAAGAATCCCGTGCCGAGCAGCGTTCTGAAATCGTTCAGAACCTTGAAGAAGGTCAGGTTGTCGACGGCGTCGTCAAGAACATCACCGATTACGGTGCATTCGTTGACCTCGGCGGCATCGACGGCCTGCTTCACGTCACCGACATGGCATGGCGCCGTGTGAACCATCCGTCCGAAATCCTGAACATTGGCCAGCAGGTCAAGGTTCAGATCATCCGCATCAACCAGGAAACCCACCGCATCTCGCTCGGCATGAAGCAGCTCGAGAGCGATCCGTGGGATGGCATCCAGGCCAAGTATCCGGAAGGCAAGAAGATTTCCGGCACCGTCACGAACATCACCGACTACGGTGCGTTCGTTGAGCTGGAGCCGGGTATCGAAGGCCTGATCCACATTTCGGAAATGTCCTGGACCAAGAAGAACGTACACCCCGGCAAGATCTTGTCCACGAGCCAGGAAGTCGAAGTCGTCGTTCTCGAGGTCGATCCGTCCAAGCGCCGTATTTCGCTCGGCCTCAAGCAGACGCTGGAAAATCCGTGGGCAGCATTCGCCCGTAACCATCCGGCTGGCACTGAAGTCGAAGGCGAAGTCAAGAACAAGACCGAATTTGGTCTGTTCATCGGCCTCGACGGCGACGTTGACGGCATGGTGCACCTCTCCGACCTCGACTGGAACCGTCCAGGCGAACAGGTCATCGAAGAGTTCAACAAGGGTGACGTCGTCAAGGCTGTCGTTCTCGATGTTGACGTCGAAAAGGAGCGCATCTCGCTCGGCATTAAGCAGCTCGGCAAGGATGCAGTTGGCGAAGCCGCGGCTTCCGGCGACCTGCGCAAGAATGCAGTCGTTTCCTGCGAAGTCATCGCGGTCAACGACGGTGGCATCGAAGTGAAGCTCGTCGACCACGAAGACATCACCTCGTTCATCCGCCGCGCAGACCTCTCGCGCGACCGCGACGAGCAGCGTCCGGAACGCTTCTCGGTTGGCCAGGTTGTTGACGCCCGCGTCACCAACTTCTCCAAGAAGGACCGCAAGATCATGCTGTCCATCAAGGCTCTGGAAATCGCAGAAGAGAAGGAAGCTGTCGCTCAGTTCGGTTCATCCGATAGCGGTGCTTCGCTCGGCGACATCCTTGGCGCGGCTCTGAAGAACCGCGGCGAGTAA
- a CDS encoding TIGR02300 family protein: MAKAELGTKRTDPETGKKFYDLNRDPIVSPYTGKSYPLSFFQETSAAAAELAEEDEVQEVDTESTEVELVSLEDADEGASGDDIPDIGDDDVEIEGDDDDTFLEADEDDEDDDMSDIIGVTGDEDEV, translated from the coding sequence GTGGCGAAAGCGGAACTTGGAACCAAGCGTACCGATCCGGAAACCGGCAAGAAATTCTATGACCTGAACCGGGATCCGATCGTTTCTCCTTATACAGGCAAGTCCTATCCGTTGTCCTTCTTCCAGGAAACCTCGGCTGCGGCGGCCGAGCTCGCAGAGGAAGACGAGGTGCAGGAAGTCGATACCGAGAGCACGGAAGTCGAACTCGTATCGCTCGAGGACGCTGATGAAGGCGCATCCGGCGACGATATCCCGGATATCGGCGATGACGACGTCGAAATCGAAGGCGATGACGACGACACCTTCCTCGAAGCCGACGAAGATGACGAAGATGACGACATGAGCGACATCATCGGCGTCACCGGCGACGAAGACGAAGTCTGA
- the cmk gene encoding (d)CMP kinase, whose translation MSRTFTIAIDGPAAAGKGTLSRQIADEYGFHHLDTGLTYRATAKALLDAGLALDDEQVAEKMAREVELGGLDRDILSKHEIGEAASKIAVMPTVRRALVEAQRRFSEKAPGTVLDGRDIGTVVCPAATVKLYVTASPEVRAKRRYEEIIGKGETADFDAIFEDVKRRDERDMGRADSPLKPAEDAHLLDTSEMSIEAAFQAAKSIIDAALSRNN comes from the coding sequence TTGAGCAGGACATTTACGATCGCCATCGACGGACCGGCAGCGGCGGGCAAAGGCACGCTTTCGCGGCAGATTGCGGACGAATACGGCTTCCACCATCTGGATACCGGACTGACGTATCGGGCGACAGCGAAGGCGCTGCTCGATGCGGGACTGGCGCTTGATGACGAACAGGTCGCAGAAAAGATGGCGCGCGAGGTTGAACTTGGCGGGCTGGATCGCGATATACTTTCGAAACACGAGATCGGCGAAGCCGCCTCGAAGATTGCCGTGATGCCTACAGTACGCCGGGCGCTGGTGGAGGCGCAGCGGCGTTTTTCGGAGAAGGCTCCGGGAACAGTGCTCGACGGACGGGATATCGGCACCGTCGTGTGCCCGGCTGCGACGGTGAAGCTCTATGTGACGGCTTCCCCGGAGGTGCGCGCCAAGCGCCGCTACGAGGAGATCATCGGCAAGGGCGAAACGGCGGATTTCGATGCGATCTTCGAGGACGTGAAGCGGCGCGACGAACGCGATATGGGACGGGCTGACAGCCCCTTGAAACCAGCGGAAGACGCGCACTTGCTTGATACGTCGGAAATGAGTATAGAGGCCGCGTTTCAAGCTGCGAAATCGATCATCGACGCGGCATTGAGCCGAAATAACTGA
- a CDS encoding YHYH domain-containing protein, whose amino-acid sequence MTIFVSAVTPVYAHGGGTDSNGCHNDRKNGGYHCH is encoded by the coding sequence ATGACGATCTTCGTTTCTGCCGTTACACCGGTTTATGCTCACGGCGGGGGCACCGATAGTAACGGGTGTCATAACGACAGAAAGAATGGAGGCTACCATTGCCACTGA